The sequence CACGTTAAGCATACATTATCACCTGCCGCCATGGCTTGAGCCTGCTATCTCTCTATATCCGCTTGTAAGAGTTTTGTATGATGGATCAACGCATGATCCCGAGGACAAAAGGGGAGAGTGAGTTGCTGACAGCGCGCAAGGTGGACACCGTTGTTTGttatgatgatttgatgtgtTGTAATGTttgatactgatgatatgatagtTTGATCTGATGAATGGGGTGGTCAAGTAATAAGTAGTAGTGAGCAGTACTAGTGAGTAGcacatacagtacatatcaatatcaataaGATAATCGTCAACATGAATCGTATATCTGGTAAGAGGAAAGTGACATAATGGCGCGCCTATTAGGTTACTTGAGTATATCAGCACTATTACAATAATAAGAGTGTGGGGCTCCATATTACAGCCGGGTAATGATGATATGAAACATCAAGTAATGGGTAATGGGTAATGGGTAATGGGTAATCAGATCACTACTGCTACATGTGCATACACTTTgaatcaacatcaatcactACCATGAGTATCCTATCATTCACCACcaatcactcatcatcacatcgtATCACATCATAATGCCCAATCTCCAATTTCAACCCCTCGCCTCACAACCTACTCCAGCCTTCTGGACAGCTCTCACCTCACACAAGCTCGACAAGGCCAAGCTCAACGATGACGAGCAACAGATAACAGGATGgttggaagaaggtagaCAGATACACGATCATGAAGGACCATCAGGTAGCAGTAGCTCGAGCGTTGTCGGAATTGACGGGAACATCAGTGTCGGAGGGAATGCTTTTGGCGAACGTTCAGAAAGGTATGTTCATCTTACTTAGAAAAGAATGCTGACCAGCTATGTGAAGTAATCCTGCTGGTTCAATACCAATCACTGGTATCCTAAAAAATTTTAATACTATCGAAGAGTTTCGTAAGACCGAGATCAAAAAGGAGGTTTTCAACAGGGTGATATCCAAGGTAAGTGATCGATGGTCTTGATTTGTAGCTGATGGGAGAAGATTCTTGAATCTTTCAGCTCAAAGGATCCTCTTatcaatcccttccttctcgtcACTTTCGCAGATCTGAAAAAATATACATTTCACTACTGGTTTGCCTTCCCGGCCATCGTCTCCGTACCAGCTTGGACCATTGATGATCGGGGCTTCATCGCCAcgaatgaggaggtgagttccTCACACTTTTGAGGAGACGATACATGCCAAGATTCGCCTCACAGGATCTGCAAGAACTTCGACACCTTGAGACTGAGATGTCTATGAAGTACGATCGCAAATCGGAAGCCTTCTTAGTCAAAGGTCCTTTGGGTTCTCGCTCAATCGCTCCCCTATCTGAGTTCCAGTCCTTCTATGACCAGAATACAGCTCATCAAGTGAGGCATAACAAGCTCCATGGCGATAGCCAGCGCTTACTCGAATATTAGATAACGATCGCTTTCCACGACCCTTCGTCATTGAACCAAATTCCTGGCTGGCCTCTGCGCAACATCCTGCACTATCTGAATACCGTACACGCAGTAACGCAAGCCTCGATTATTTGCATGCGCCAGGGGCGCGCTAGTATACAGGGCGACATCAAGCTACCTGGAGGGCACAAGAATCCCTCCAATGCATCAACTTCGGCTGTGGGATGGGAACGAACTGCTGAGGGAAAACTAGCAAGTCGAATTTCCGATCTTGGACCTATGATGGATCCAGTCCGGTGAGTATTTTCGAAACATTTTCATTTTTGATCCGAGCTAAGTCTGCCAAAAAGGCTCGCCGAACAAGCTGTCGATCTCAATTTAAAATTGATGAAATGGAGGGTCGCACCTACTCTTGATCTGGAGCAAATCGCGAACACACGATGTCTGCTACTCGGCGCAGGCACGCTGGGCTGTTATGTTGCCAGAAATCTAATGGTAGGTCATGTTAGCCTCCGATGTTACTCCACTTACCATCGTATATTTCAGGCTTGGGGTATACGCAACATCACATTCGTTGACTCCGCAAGAGTATCGTTCTCTAACCCAGTCCGACAACCTCTTTTCCGTTTTGAAGATTGTTTAGAAGGAGGAAGACCGAAAGCTGTTTGTGCTGCTGAAAGGCTCAGAGAGATATTCCCTGGAATTGTGAGTCTTATGCTTGACATCTGGAATGTCGAATGTTGACTCCGAGCAGACGGCCACAGGGCATTCCTTCACGATCCCCATGCCCGGGCATCCCGTACCACCTtctcaatcagcttcgacatGCGTTGATATACAGAAACTGGAACAATTAATCAAGAATAATGATGcgatctttcttctcatgGACTCTAGGGAGTCAAGATGGCTGCCTACACTCATGAGCATGACTCAGAATAAGATAGTGATCAATGCAGCTCTAGGCTTTGACTCTTACCTTGTCATGCGACATGGTATTCCAGCAGATAGTAACGACCGAAGACAGCTGGGCTGCTATTATTGTAACGATGTAATGGCACCAACTGATGTGAGTAGTATTGCTTTATCAGCGAGTGCTAATTTCGATTGCAGTCTTTAACGG comes from Kwoniella bestiolae CBS 10118 chromosome 1, complete sequence and encodes:
- a CDS encoding E1-like protein-activating enzyme Gsa7p/Apg7p → MPNLQFQPLASQPTPAFWTALTSHKLDKAKLNDDEQQITGWLEEGRQIHDHEGPSGSSSSSVVGIDGNISVGGNAFGERSESNPAGSIPITGILKNFNTIEEFRKTEIKKEVFNRVISKILESFSSKDPLINPFLLVTFADLKKYTFHYWFAFPAIVSVPAWTIDDRGFIATNEEDLQELRHLETEMSMKYDRKSEAFLVKGPLGSRSIAPLSEFQSFYDQNTAHQITIAFHDPSSLNQIPGWPLRNILHYLNTVHAVTQASIICMRQGRASIQGDIKLPGGHKNPSNASTSAVGWERTAEGKLASRISDLGPMMDPVRLAEQAVDLNLKLMKWRVAPTLDLEQIANTRCLLLGAGTLGCYVARNLMAWGIRNITFVDSARVSFSNPVRQPLFRFEDCLEGGRPKAVCAAERLREIFPGITATGHSFTIPMPGHPVPPSQSASTCVDIQKLEQLIKNNDAIFLLMDSRESRWLPTLMSMTQNKIVINAALGFDSYLVMRHGIPADSNDRRQLGCYYCNDVMAPTDSLTDRTLDQMCTVTRPGVAPLAAASATELLVSLLQHPLKAHAPAYDPSAAEDTDCDLPLGPIPHQVRGILSQWKNLIVHGPAYDQCTACSPLVLKAYREGGKEWLLEVFARAELLEQVTGLDQLHIKSEKALDEIDWIEDSEDDI